From the Solea solea chromosome 7, fSolSol10.1, whole genome shotgun sequence genome, the window ACAGTTGAGGagtctttattattatattctattatattaATAGATTTTTAGTTTAGTATAGATTAGCGTGGAAGTTCACTGTTGCCGGCTCAGTTTTTTAtggtttattattgtattttatttaaatgaaaagcaTGTTAAAATGCAGCAATGTCTCCTCTGTATGACTTTGATGTAAGATTGTTACATTAATGTGTCTGATCAAGACTCTGAATGCTTTCACTTCATGTAAAGAATATCTGAACATGCTGATGTATGATGAAGATATGAACTGAACTGTTCCTCTCCTCAGACGTAAGTACCTCTGACTTACTGTGCTTAGGTGCTTTTCACCATCTTTTGCTTCAGAATGGTGTTTTATCGTATGTCACAAACCCCCGAGGTTTACCACAGACTGTCTGAATACTGAATACTTCTAAATCTGCAGAAAACCACTGAGTACAGGATGATGTGTGCTCATATTTACTTCTGGTCTATTTGCACGGCATTAGAATCATTTAATTGAATCATTTAATCTTTACTGACAATCTCTGGTAATGATTACTGACCTGACACTAAATCACTAAAATCACTGACAAGCTCTGTGATAATTACTTTCACTCACTTATGTAAAACTAACCATTCTCCAGAGCTAGAAGCAGCACGTGCTGCACGTGTCTCCTGTCCCCTCGTGTCTGCTCGTCCCCACGTGTCTGCTCGTCCCCTCGTGTCTGCTCGTCCCCTTGTGTCTCCTGTCCCCACGTGTCTGCTCGTCCCCTCGTGTCTCCTGTCCCCTCGTGTCTGCTCGTCCCCTCGTGTCTCCTGTCCCCTTGTGTCTGCTTGTCCTTTTCTTCTGCgtctgtgacttttgtctctgTCCATTATTCTTTTGTTGGAATGAAGACACAGCAGTGATGACATGGAAACACGTCATGTGTCCGTGGAAGTGATGATGGGATGAGCAGTGATGTGAATGAtgatccctgtgtgtgtgtgtgtgtgtgtgtgctgtaacaCATCAGCATGTTTATGTGTTGTGGATGTTGACTAAGATGACTAAGATTCCAAAGGGCAAGAGCCTCATCACTGGGCCCTGTGGTCACTATAGAGCCCCACCTTTGTTAAAACCACTTAAACTGAGTCATGGCAGTTGTAAGGAAacattaatgaattaaaaatgtttttaaaaatgtgtgaaccCTGGTTATAACCAGGTGTTATAAGCACTGACTGATCTTTTAGAGCTTTAGTCTTAGTTCATTTCTTCTTATTTGTGATCAAATATCTACTCAGTAAACAATCAGTGCAGGTGAACGACAGGTGAACGCTGTCGTTCTTGTTTCTTTATATTCTTTGTTCTCTTTACACTTACACCATCGACACATCCTCTGTCCTTGTCTCTGTAGTTTGAATTGttgtcctgctcctgctgctgctcctgctcctgctgctcctgctgctgctgctgctgctgctcctgctcctgctgctgctgatggctGTGGTTGTGTCTTCTTTCCTGAAGTCGCCCACGTGCAGGTTTGTCGCTGTGGTCCGCGGGGCTGCGCGTGCTCGCTCGGCTGTAATGCGCGGCTTCCACGAGGAAAAGTCCGCATCGTCTCTGGAACCGGGCCACGGGCTCCGGGCCGTTGAGGTACGTGAACAGCTCCAGTGTGTCCGGTAgaaatcacactcacacacacacacacacagacacacaggcagacagacaggtctgTCGCGGGTGTGGCTGCAGCACGCTCGCTGCAGGTACACGCAGGGGGCGGGGCGTAGTAACGCTTTTGTCCGACCTTTATTCTGGGATGTCACAGGTGCTCAGGCTCATAAACTACACAGTTTATTACACGTGGGGAAGATTTACAACCAGGaataataacaaagtaaagacaCATGACGTGTTTATGACGTCACATAGAATAACCATAATAATATGAAAACTGtaattagtgctgtcagttattAACAGAGTCAGTTTTTTTATCGCGAGATTTATTAattgcgagttaactatgacattattgcgattaatctggattaaatatttgaatcgtttgacagcactagtacAAGGATGGATTACAGATTACTACCAGGGGCCCAAGATCTCAGAGAGCTCAGGGGCCCTGAAGCCCAAACCTCTGTGCTACTATCCCAATATCTTCACTACAATgttattatagtatatatatatatatatatatatatatatatatatatatatatacatatatacataatgtTATTCATCCCAATATTTCAATGGTTATTTCTTATGTGATATATCTCAATATCACCCCTGATATATAAAAGAGGGGCCCCTTTTGgccaaataacacaaaaatgactttattgaaCTAAGGGCCCCTGAGGCTATGTTGCCTAAATCAATCTCTAATCGCGCCCCTCAATCATATTACTTTCATgctatttttcattattatttttattagccTGGTGTTGTGtgacaaaaagcacatttaactcgtgagaggaggagaaactgaGACACATGTTTTACACTAATTGATCATTAAAATAACTGTTATTGTTGCAGCCATAAACTGGACTTTAACTCCTCTGGCATGTAAACAGATGGAGCCTGTGACACGTGGTCATTGTGGTCTTgcatacatgtacagtacagtatgtgtgtgtgtgtgtgtgtgtgtacatacattaTAGAATATTTGCCACCCACAGCTttcattccattccatttttatttatttatttatttacataaactCAATTAAGCTGAAAATCCAGTAAAGAACCTCTAAAGCAGTGGTCTAAACTGGAATGATATAGAATGATTCCCTCATTACATTAAAGACATTTGTGACgacatttcacatcatttcaaaataaaagtggcctgtttgagacctctgctctaaACAATCATGTGGGGACTTCACAGGGTCTGCATCGGTAACATGTTTAGTTGTTTTCCCttgaattatttctttatcTCTGATCATTGACCTTCCAGACCAAGACCCAGTAAACCTggctataatataatataatataatataatttaaccCTTTAAGCCTCAAACCTATTTTTTAGGTCTCTGCTCGatgagtatatctctgcaaccacCAGGTCTATTTAAATACCTTTGGTGTCAAAGTAAAAGGAAACATTGTGGGATTTGTTAAGATGTGTAAACATCAGTGTGTtactggtgaagagtaaatgaaaatgaaaataattcagctttgcctgaaaacaaaacatcaggcTGAATATAATATCTCTCTGGAATGATGGAGAATCAGCTCTAAACTCAACATGTGAACATCATCTGtgcaaagtttgactttgatcaagtgaagcagaacaaaatgaGAGAGATTTTAGTGCAGAAATGACAGGCGAGGACTTATTTGGCACATTGTTACTGTCTGTACcatttgtatttaaatcatgtattaaactactttattcacttttatataactattaatgttcaataaaataatttatgcCATTGTTTCAAACTTCCTGCagactttaatatgtttttcattccaaaaacaaacaccagatggCTCCATTGAGCCGTGTCACTCTTTTCTGGCCTGTAGCTCAGCGAGGGAACGGTCTACATGAATGACGACATCTCATTGGCTTCCTCACAGCCAATAGAAGGACGCTGTCGTCTCcgaattttgattgacagcgttgttAGCCAATGAGAAGCAGCAGAGCGCGCGGACGTGACTGTTGCCTTAGGATAGGGTAATGCTTCCCAAAGGGACGTTAGGTCAGCTGGAGACGCCCGGACtgttttgaatgtaacacaggaagtcagtcTAACCGTAGAGAGAGCTGTGTTGACGCTGAAAGATTCACttttcacagagaaacatcaaaggcactttctgtgtctgtgttctttGGCTTTCATCTCTGTAATGTTTTGTCTTACACTGTTGGAAACAACAGCTGAGTCTCAGCTTTCATTTGAGCCGTAGGGTGTGTGTTTTAGATACGTAGTTATTCATTTAGGTGTCATTTGAgctgtttgtcacatttaaaataggtTTTTACAGCCTTGTAGCACAGATTTCGCTATTTAATTTGATTCCCAGCttcaaaattcactttttttgcGAACCTTGTCGAAAATAGGCTGCGCAGACTGTCAGGGTCACCCAATTGGGGGACTTTCTGGTTTAATGggataatttaatataatatgatataatatgatatattagGTTATGTCATTCAGACAAGACATTCTTACAATGAATGACATGTCTCAACATTATCATGTCCTCCATGTGACATGAGACAATatcatttaatgtaatgtaatgtaaactaCAGTATAATCTATGAGGAAgcattatacagtatgtgagttATGGGATTATAATTTCTGCACTGTATGCTGTTATGACATGTTAGTCTTTTTGAAGTGTGCACAGAGAACCAGCTCAGACACAGAAAACATCACTCCACACAAGGAAAAAGAGATTTCAGCCACAAAACCTATGgtcactgctttatctcactttaACAGTCATTTCTGAGtgttttgtaaaccactcacttccTACAGCAacttccacagagaaaatctgtatttttacatcacaggagcccaaatgtgttatttcaccGGGTATTCTGACAGAAAATTGAAAAGACAAATTggccaaacgaggcagcagtacaccaccagctcctgtgtctccgtcAGCTGAAAACGCAGGAGTGAGCggtttaaagtgtgtgtgttgactttcTCTCCCCACAGGAACATGGAGGCTGAGAAAGTCTAAAAATAAGGTTCTGAACAGGAGAACCTCATTTGCTTTCTGTTTCAAGTTTCCCTGAAAagtgaaacatgaaaacaagtacATTTTCTGTGCAAACAGAAAGTCACTAACAAACCCAGCAAATCAAATCTTATGACCCTTAAAGCTACGAATTTGATGATAAGGGAGATCAAAGTGAACACATTTAGTTTGAGACTTATGATTGAAATCATATGACCACGTTATGCTTCTGCAGAAATCCTGTGATTCCACTTTAACTTGTtaatgatttataaaaaaagttaCAGCAATGACTCCATTCCTCCCATGTTCCCTTTTCCTACATTTAGTTTGagctttttccacacacacacacacacacacacacacacacacacacacacacacacacacacgtctttcaCTTACATGTACATTACACACAACATACTTGTGTCCTTGTGAGATggtgacagtgagtgtgtgttagaCAGGGAACAGGTCTCTCATGTGAATGAGAGTGAGATAAGATGACTTGTATACGTAAGgctaaattaataaaaatatgaatctaCTGGTGGAGGCAGTGGCTCAACAACCTCCTCTGTGCTGGGATGTTAAATGTTACATTGCTGGTTTGAAATGACAAATAATGCTATCTTCTAAattgtgtatcagatccagatgtaaatcTTCTACACAATCTAGAAGATAGCATTATTTGTAACGGAGCAACAGAAAGACTTAAAAAGGAATAAagtgatacatatatatatatatatatatatcttaggcattaactggttctACGGTTGGGGATAAGATTTGGTTTGTCCGAATGAATGGGAGTCAATCAAGTGTCCTgacaagaatagctgtgcaaacctgagtgtgtgttttaagcCTGTGGCCAAGAgtaaaggaattgggcttgtaaccagagggttggtgggtcaagtgtgtgtgtgtgtgtgtgtgtgtgtgtgtgagtgtgtgtgtgtgttcactaccaCTGGTGTATACGTATagtttaaatgcagaggacaaattcactgtcactaattaaattaactaattaaaaaaacaaaaaaaaaactgtaattgtAATTCTGGGAAAGCGGATGATTAGTGAAAGTGTTTTTAGTTGATCCTCATGTTCTATCACACCTTAAAATGGCTGTTAATGATTCAAGATATAATTTGGGGATTATCTatgtttattgttcatttaaagGTTAGGATCATGCATTGAGTTGTGCTGGGTGAGGTTAAGGTCAGGGGCAagcattatgtcctcataaagTGTCCTCACTGCTGTACCACAGTCCCATATGTGACATTCACTTGTTCTCATGAGAGTCTCGTGTTTGCTTTTTACtgtttggatttttattttatttgattggtAAACAAGAATAATGTCTAGTAGAACCATAAAGAGAAAAGCTGAAAGAAGAGGGACAAGGTGATCTATTAAAGATGTTTACAAAAGTTCACTAATATATTATATTCACTGTCTTATGTGAAACGTAAGTCaacttattttaatatataatacagATTTAAATATGActgtatcttttatttactgaggATTTTCATATTGTAGTGTTTGATGACTTTgtaatacagacagacagacagacagagacagacagacagacagacatacagacagacagacagacagacatgcttTATATGGATAAGGGGAGAACTGATGgtgaaggttagggtaaggggctcgtgaatgcattatgtctgagtgtcctcactaagatagaaaaacacattggtgtgtgtgtgtgatggtgattTTACTGGTACAGGCTACATTGTGTGAGTTCACGCGCACTTTGTTATTGTTACAGGAAACACTGTAGTGAATTGGCCAAATTAGCGCATCCTTTGTCTGACATCATGATCTGTGTacgtcacagctgctgctgctgctgctgctgcacacacccAGACCACTGACACAacaacatcactgtgtgtgtgtgtgtgtgtgtgtgtgtgtgtgttcagtgggATGCTGTGGATGGATGAATCCTCGGAGCGGAGTCACCACCATTACATCATCTTTATTCCCACTCAGCCTCAACAGGAGAGCACCACTTGTTTTTACAGGGatcaaagagcagcagcagcagcagcagcagaagtgtcTGCTCTTCATACATGATGAAGacacatgagcagcagcagtagcagcagcagcagcagcagcttcagtagcagcagcagagtcaatGAGGaggggcagaggagaggagacgtgCACCGTCATCAGCATCTGTCCCTTTGTGCTCACCGGAGAATGTGAATGGCGAGAGATGACATGGCAGAGGTAGACCTGGCATCACACGGAGCAGCGGCGGAACCCCcgggcggcggcggcggcggcagcagcggcggaGGGGGCGAGGCCTGCACCTCTGCGTTCCCCTACGAGGAGTACGAATGCAAAATCTGCTACAATTATTTCGACCTTGACCGCCGGGCCCCCAAGATCCTCGAGTGCCTGCACACGTTCTGCGAGGAGTGTCTGAACACGCTGCACCTCCGGGAGGAGCGGCCATGGCGCATCAGCTGCCCCGTCTGCCGCCACCGGACTCCGGTGCCGGACTATCGGGTGCAGAACCTGCCCAACAACACCAAGGTGACGGAGGATTTCCCGCTCTACATCGACTCGGACCCGCTGCCCCAGGACGCTCTGCCGCCCTACCCTCCGCCGCTGCACCCGGCCCTCATCGCCCTGCGCCGGGAGGAGGCGTCGGGGACGTCCAGCGCGAGCCAGGCGACGCAGTCCACCACCGTGTCCACGGCCACGACACTCTCCCAGGACTCGGTGCGCTACGACAGCTGCCAGAGCTGCAAGCGCGTGGCTCTGACCACCGGCTGCGTGTGCGTGATCTTCTCCTTCCTGTCCATGCTGGTGCTGCTCTTCATGGGCCTGATCTTTGTGCACAGTCACAGCATTCCTCCATCACCGGCGGGACCCATCTGCCTGTCGGTGGCCAGCATCCTGGCCATGTTCTCGGTGGTGGTCACGTGGCTCATCTGCTGGCTCAAATACAGACCAGACCATGAGACGGGTCGCTCCACCGCCACCACTAACTCCAGGAGAAAcgcctgacagacagacagacaggcaggcaggcagacaggcaggcagacagacaggcaggctgTGATGgacctgttgttgttgctgtgggtGTGTGAtcacgtgatcatgtgatcatgtacATATACTGACAGCTGATTCTCCTGCTCCCTTTACTTTTCTATAGGAAGAAATGTTCACCCCGAAAATGGCCTTTAATCAGTAA encodes:
- the LOC131463085 gene encoding E3 ubiquitin-protein ligase RNF152; protein product: MARDDMAEVDLASHGAAAEPPGGGGGGSSGGGGEACTSAFPYEEYECKICYNYFDLDRRAPKILECLHTFCEECLNTLHLREERPWRISCPVCRHRTPVPDYRVQNLPNNTKVTEDFPLYIDSDPLPQDALPPYPPPLHPALIALRREEASGTSSASQATQSTTVSTATTLSQDSVRYDSCQSCKRVALTTGCVCVIFSFLSMLVLLFMGLIFVHSHSIPPSPAGPICLSVASILAMFSVVVTWLICWLKYRPDHETGRSTATTNSRRNA